In Candidatus Defluviibacterium haderslevense, the following are encoded in one genomic region:
- a CDS encoding efflux RND transporter periplasmic adaptor subunit, translating to MTTPKKRNWWIWILSGLILLLIGAAIYKSKMTPKGVAVITEKAGTRDIIETVSASGKIYPETEIKISSDVSGEVVELYVKEGDSVRVGQVLARVNPDAYKSAVERGAAGVNVARSQAGASKTGINTAKAQRDQVNAQFQNAKKNLDRSKQLFKDGIISQSDLDLAETQYKNLESNLRSAESSIEAAIRQTESASYQVKDAEALFREQKTNLGRATIKAPASGIISKLNVEKGERVVGTIQMSGTELMRIADFNAMEVQVEVSENDIVRVNVGNETIIEVDAYQNKKFKGQVTEVSNSASNLNSLTGISTDQVTKFVVKVRIDKTSYTDLIKNTNSSPFKPGMSATVEIKTNTVTNKLSIPIQAVTAYDPEAELKKKSKAIDKPENVKLQEEEKKEISNNHFKEAVYIKMGDTVARKDVITGIQDQNYIQIIEGLNENDEVVIGPYTAISKDLKAGSKVYIKKEEPEKDSKKK from the coding sequence ATGACAACTCCGAAAAAAAGAAATTGGTGGATTTGGATACTTAGTGGACTTATTTTATTATTAATTGGTGCCGCTATTTATAAAAGTAAAATGACTCCAAAAGGTGTCGCTGTAATAACAGAAAAAGCAGGCACCAGAGATATTATCGAAACGGTTTCAGCCAGTGGAAAGATATATCCTGAAACAGAAATAAAAATTTCATCCGATGTCTCCGGTGAAGTCGTCGAATTATATGTTAAAGAAGGTGATTCAGTGCGGGTTGGTCAAGTATTAGCTCGTGTCAATCCTGACGCTTATAAATCAGCTGTAGAACGAGGTGCCGCCGGAGTTAATGTTGCCAGATCTCAGGCAGGTGCATCCAAGACTGGAATTAATACCGCTAAAGCTCAAAGAGATCAAGTCAATGCACAATTTCAAAATGCAAAGAAAAATCTAGATCGCAGCAAACAATTATTTAAAGATGGCATTATCTCTCAATCAGATCTGGATTTAGCAGAGACCCAATACAAAAATTTAGAATCAAATCTTCGTTCAGCAGAATCATCCATTGAAGCTGCAATACGACAAACTGAATCTGCTTCTTACCAAGTAAAAGATGCCGAAGCGCTATTTAGGGAGCAAAAAACAAATTTAGGCCGAGCCACCATCAAAGCACCAGCAAGTGGTATCATTTCTAAATTGAATGTTGAGAAAGGTGAAAGAGTAGTAGGAACCATTCAGATGAGTGGAACAGAATTAATGCGAATTGCAGATTTCAATGCCATGGAAGTTCAGGTAGAAGTCAGCGAGAATGATATCGTCAGGGTCAATGTCGGAAATGAAACCATCATAGAAGTAGACGCCTATCAAAATAAAAAATTCAAAGGTCAAGTCACTGAAGTATCTAATAGCGCGTCTAACTTAAATAGTCTAACGGGTATCTCAACAGATCAGGTTACTAAGTTTGTAGTAAAAGTTCGGATCGATAAAACTTCATATACGGACTTGATCAAAAATACCAACTCATCACCGTTTAAACCTGGTATGTCTGCGACTGTTGAAATTAAAACCAACACGGTAACCAATAAATTAAGTATACCCATTCAAGCCGTTACAGCATATGATCCGGAAGCTGAATTAAAAAAGAAATCCAAAGCCATAGACAAACCAGAAAATGTAAAATTGCAAGAAGAAGAAAAAAAAGAAATCAGCAACAATCATTTCAAAGAGGCGGTCTATATCAAAATGGGCGACACAGTAGCTCGCAAAGATGTTATCACTGGTATTCAAGACCAAAACTATATCCAAATTATTGAAGGTCTTAATGAAAATGATGAAGTCGTAATCGGTCCCTATACTGCCATATCTAAAGATTTAAAAGCGGGATCCAAAGTATATATTAAAAAAGAGGAACCAGAAAAAGATTCAAAGAAAAAATAA